In the genome of Buchnera aphidicola (Artemisaphis artemisicola), one region contains:
- the yidC gene encoding membrane protein insertase YidC: MEVQRNFFIFAFLFVSFLVWQAWQNQSFLTSKKNESINSTFGSINEQRNIKKIFIKNDVISLVINMYGGDIEEADLLAYKNTLNSSEPFKLLETTSDFIYQAQSGLIGRDGPDSAIHNTRPLYNSNKKIYKLQKNQKELRVPITWINKNGVIYKKIFILKPNRYDVQIEYHIHNLSKNALKMNMFGQIKQTIHLPEKRNIYSRNFALQTFRGAAYSSNDNKYEKYKFDYISNNQNLHVTTENGWIAMLQQYFAVAWIPKNLGKNTIYTSSLDSGIAAIGYTTPTIDIPPHASGTIESKLWIGPEIQKEMQLVAKNLDLTVDYGWLWFLSQPLFKLLAILYNIIGNWGVSIILITFFMKGITYPLTKAQYNSIAKMRSLQPKIKEIKEKYTHDKKRISQEIINLYKKKKINPLGSFLPIFIQMPIFLSLYYMLIGSVELRHAPFLLWINDLSDQDPYYVLPIIMGLTMFFIQKTSSTNNVSDPFQKKIMNFIPVVFTVFFLWFPSGLVLYYIISNLVTIIQQKFFLSYKPKK; the protein is encoded by the coding sequence TAGTATGGCAAGCTTGGCAAAATCAATCATTTTTAACTAGTAAAAAAAATGAAAGCATAAATTCAACATTTGGATCTATCAATGAACAACGTAATATAAAAAAAATTTTTATTAAAAATGATGTAATTAGTTTGGTTATTAATATGTATGGCGGGGATATAGAAGAAGCTGATTTATTAGCATATAAAAATACGTTAAATTCATCTGAACCATTTAAATTACTTGAAACTACATCTGATTTTATTTATCAAGCACAAAGCGGGTTAATTGGACGAGATGGTCCAGATAGTGCAATTCATAATACTAGACCTTTATATAATTCTAATAAAAAAATATATAAATTACAAAAGAATCAAAAAGAACTACGTGTCCCTATAACATGGATTAATAAAAATGGTGTAATTTATAAAAAAATATTTATTCTTAAACCTAATAGATATGATGTTCAAATAGAATATCATATTCATAATTTAAGTAAAAATGCATTAAAAATGAATATGTTTGGACAAATAAAGCAAACAATTCATTTGCCTGAAAAACGTAATATTTATAGTAGAAATTTTGCCTTACAAACATTTCGTGGTGCTGCTTATTCCAGTAATGATAATAAATATGAAAAATATAAATTTGATTATATTTCTAATAATCAAAATTTACATGTTACTACTGAAAATGGTTGGATTGCAATGTTACAACAGTATTTTGCTGTAGCTTGGATTCCTAAAAATTTAGGAAAAAATACAATATATACATCTAGCTTGGATAGTGGAATTGCGGCAATTGGTTATACAACTCCTACAATTGATATTCCTCCTCATGCAAGCGGTACTATAGAATCAAAGCTATGGATTGGTCCTGAAATACAAAAAGAAATGCAATTAGTTGCAAAAAATCTAGATTTAACAGTAGATTATGGTTGGCTTTGGTTTTTATCTCAACCATTATTTAAATTATTAGCTATTTTATACAATATAATAGGAAATTGGGGTGTTTCTATTATTTTAATTACTTTTTTCATGAAAGGAATAACTTATCCTTTAACTAAAGCTCAATACAATTCTATTGCTAAAATGCGTTCATTACAACCTAAGATTAAGGAAATAAAAGAAAAATACACTCACGATAAGAAGCGTATTAGCCAAGAAATAATAAATTTATATAAAAAGAAAAAAATTAATCCTTTAGGTAGTTTTTTGCCTATTTTTATTCAAATGCCTATTTTTTTATCGCTTTATTATATGCTTATAGGATCTGTTGAATTACGACACGCTCCTTTTTTATTATGGATTAATGATTTATCTGATCAAGATCCATACTATGTATTGCCAATAATAATGGGTTTAACAATGTTTTTTATTCAGAAAACATCATCTACTAATAATGTTTCTGATCCATTTCAAAAAAAGATTATGAATTTTATACCTGTTGTTTTTACAGTGTTTTTTTTATGGTTTCCTTCAGGATTAGTTTTATACTATATAATTAGTAATTTAGTTACTATTATACAACAAAAGTTTTTTTTATCTTATAAACCTAAAAAATAG